The Methylophilus sp. TWE2 region CGCCAGGATGCACGCGAGAGGCCTGCCAGTTCAGGGATGATATCCAGCAAATTCGCGCCCTGGGTGCTGAAGTGGTCGGTATCAGCGTAGACACGGTCGCAAGTCACGCCCAGTTTGCGCAAAAGCATGGTTTATCCTTTCCCATCCTGGCAGATAGTAATGGTCAGGTGGCTGACGCCTATGGTGCCTTGTTTAACCTGGTTGTGTTTCAGGCTGCCAAACGCATGACGTTCGTGATTGACCCCCAAGGCATGGTGGCCGAGATGTACAGTAACGTCAATCCTGATGGGCATAGCCAGACCATTATCAACGACCTCAAACGTCTGTCAGCCTTTTAAAGACCATATCCATGCAAGCACTTTCTCTCATAGTCGCCCACGCTGATAACCGCGTGATTGGCCACAATAACCAGCTCCCGTGGCATTTGCCAGAAGACCTCAAGCGATTCAAGCAGCTCACCATGGGGCACCACATTATCATGGGGCGTAAAACCTACGAGTCGCTGGGACGATTGTTGCCTGGCCGCACGACCGTGATAGTCACCCGCGATACTGAATACACCGTGGAAGGAGCTAAGGTTGTGCATTCATTGCCGCAAGCGCTTGCAGCCTGCGCTGGGGATGAAG contains the following coding sequences:
- a CDS encoding dihydrofolate reductase — translated: MQALSLIVAHADNRVIGHNNQLPWHLPEDLKRFKQLTMGHHIIMGRKTYESLGRLLPGRTTVIVTRDTEYTVEGAKVVHSLPQALAACAGDEEPFLIGGAEMYAQGLPYVTRLYITRVYAHVGGDAFFPEIEMHEWELVSEEGHTSENGLHYSDMVYQRR
- a CDS encoding peroxiredoxin; translation: MLIKLIMYGLLLWLAIWGYRQYQQPSTRVSVGMKAPDFKLPDAEGSMRSLSDWQGKWLVLYFYPKDDTPGCTREACQFRDDIQQIRALGAEVVGISVDTVASHAQFAQKHGLSFPILADSNGQVADAYGALFNLVVFQAAKRMTFVIDPQGMVAEMYSNVNPDGHSQTIINDLKRLSAF